The following coding sequences lie in one Kryptolebias marmoratus isolate JLee-2015 linkage group LG5, ASM164957v2, whole genome shotgun sequence genomic window:
- the tmem200b gene encoding transmembrane protein 200A, with protein MKTQKCQGVAPASPPCRRKPRFYLRGRKKKDRVIQGRLRIRSLPGVFLVLGVVVVAVGTALAVAGYWPKQTFKLQTSSLNGSAKALPSTASLLHGERMKLLGPVIMGVGLFILICANTVLYENRDRETQMLLAQMHNVICSVSAAVPSAGLRDVAAANSMAKHYQWVSSLPAAHLNILCVQQLASSEPLLQTSYTSDQKERVEGTYQQAVLQTEALHYQESEPPPSLSSSCSNSCNNCPTEAQTGAECGADFGLQAPPLLKLNVSLVSSSSMSNLGIEEADIPAAQPRRCHSMSHRTCPYRTQTGASPEAGLQQEGQIDPFKVTRGETGSQVCVSIPGQFADAVKELSHRSWPRLDLGGGRRYLKLENKEQSVDKLLDQLEQQYSSCDKSFGSGPFQ; from the coding sequence ATGAAGACTCAAAAGTGCCAAGGAGTCGCACCAGCTTCGCCCCCATGCAGACGGAAACCTCGTTTCTACTTAcgaggcaggaaaaaaaaggacagggTGATTCAAGGCAGGCTTCGCATTCGCTCCTTGCCCGGAGTGTTCCTCGTTCTCGGGGTGGTTGTGGTGGCTGTTGGCACTGCCTTGGCCGTAGCAGGGTACTGGCCGAAACAGACCTTCAAGTTGCAGACCTCAAGTTTGAATGGGAGTGCCAAGGCGCTCCCGTCCACTGCCAGCCTCCTCCACGGTGAGCGTATGAAGCTGCTGGGGCCGGTCATCATGGGGGTGGGACTCTTCATTCTCATATGTGCCAACACAGTGCTGTATGAGAACAGGGACAGAGAGACTCAGATGCTGCTAGCCCAGATGCATAACGTTATCTGCTCTGTGTCTGCGGCTGTGCCTTCAGCAGGCCTAAGGGACGTGGCAGCAGCCAACTCCATGGCCAAACACTACCAGTGGGTGAGCAGCCTGCCTGCCGCTCATCTCAACATCCTGTGTGTGCAGCAGCTGGCGAGCTCCGAACCTCTACTCCAGACCAGCTATACCAGCGACCAAAAGGAGAGGGTGGAAGGAACCTACCAGCAAGCTGTTCTCCAGACTGAAGCGCTCCATTACCAAGAGTCAGAGCCGCCACCttccctgtcctcctcctgttctAACTCCTGCAATAACTGTCCGACAGAGGCACAGACAGGTGCCGAATGTGGGGCCGACTTTGGTTTACAGGCTCCCCCGCTTCTTAAACTCAATGTGAGCCTAGTATCTTCCAGCTCCATGTCCAATCTGGGGATAGAAGAGGCAGATATCCCGGCCGCCCAACCGAGGCGCTGCCACAGCATGAGCCACAGGACTTGCCCTTACAGAACCCAAACTGGGGCGAGTCCAGAAGCAGGACTCCAACAGGAAGGTCAGATAGATCCGTTCAAAGTCACCAGAGGAGAGACTGGCTCCCAGGTTTGTGTGAGCATCCCAGGGCAGTTTGCTGATGCTGTGAAGGAGCTCAGTCATCGAAGCTGGCCTCGGTTAGACCTGGGAGGTGGGAGACGATACCTGAAACTGGAGAACAAGGAGCAGTCTGTGGACAAACTGCTGGACCAGCTGGAGCAGCAGTACTCTTCCTGTGATAAGAGTTTTGGCTCCGGGCCTTTCCAATGA